Proteins encoded in a region of the Paenibacillus wynnii genome:
- a CDS encoding DUF4430 domain-containing protein: MTKQAVRRFLLVLSVILLVGIFAAGCASDKQVSSEQNKVESSPGIALQTTAPASGDAVAPSPSFESDSTPTVESPEPVAGSDLASQEPPASSGSPVSTQAPTAREDITAAPSTKAGAVKTPAPAKAPAVVTDNPSATVRPASSPSAAPAGSNEKASTITFSVTGDSESGVILAPSVVEVKDGDSVMDLLKRITRKHKIQMEFKGIGSMAYVEGIDNLYEYDKGAESGWMYRVNGVFPNIGAAGYTVKPGDRIEWLYTLDLGKDLGAKTP, translated from the coding sequence ATGACCAAACAAGCGGTACGCCGTTTCTTACTTGTACTGTCTGTAATCCTTTTAGTGGGTATATTCGCTGCTGGATGTGCATCAGACAAACAAGTATCCTCGGAGCAAAATAAGGTTGAAAGCTCCCCGGGAATCGCATTACAGACTACAGCACCTGCCTCTGGAGATGCTGTAGCACCTTCACCGAGCTTTGAATCAGACTCGACTCCAACCGTAGAATCACCTGAGCCGGTGGCTGGCTCGGATCTAGCTTCGCAGGAGCCTCCTGCTTCTAGCGGCTCTCCAGTTTCAACACAGGCCCCAACAGCTCGAGAGGATATAACTGCGGCCCCATCTACCAAAGCTGGCGCTGTCAAGACGCCAGCCCCTGCCAAGGCCCCGGCAGTGGTGACGGATAACCCCTCGGCAACCGTTAGACCTGCTTCCAGTCCTTCCGCCGCTCCGGCCGGGAGTAACGAGAAAGCAAGTACGATTACCTTCTCAGTCACCGGGGATTCTGAATCCGGGGTTATTTTAGCCCCTTCTGTAGTTGAGGTGAAAGATGGAGATAGTGTTATGGATCTCTTGAAGCGGATTACCCGCAAGCATAAAATCCAGATGGAGTTCAAAGGCATCGGCTCGATGGCCTATGTTGAAGGCATCGATAACCTCTATGAGTATGACAAGGGGGCGGAGAGCGGTTGGATGTATCGTGTGAACGGAGTATTCCCTAACATAGGTGCGGCCGGCTATACCGTAAAACCCGGGGACCGTATTGAATGGCTGTACACGCTCGACCTGGGCAAGGATCTTGGAGCCAAGACGCCATGA
- a CDS encoding methyl-accepting chemotaxis protein has translation MKHLKVKFKMALLMVVVILVMIGVGIMGVLTTAKMADRSQETYKESLLPISSVSQMRTNNRAIESYVLEILLTKDIAAKTVLDENIKEKIKSNDDLLVKLKEINYSDINITTKLNDYIALLPSYRAQWDEIIQLGNKGLNEKAYALYSGEFSTYREKMIDMLKDVTNELLKGADAHDAASTSDADRFRSLSLIIIAIASMLCAGISFVIIRLITKPLKELQGLMQRAEDGDLTVSAVYDSKDEIGLINRSFNRMLVSLRTMMLSVAESAEMLSASSEEMSASSEQTTLASQMIAETSGEIASGFEEQNENIRRTSEAVQGMTDDIYSVDQSTSEMSSLMGIVAESTDRGAVAVDEIIDQMKEIDASVAGSRVIVNNLASLSEEINTIITTINGIASQTSLLSLNASIEAARAGEHGRGFAVVAGEIRKLSEATGRSSLQITDIITHIQQQTESAMKSMARGSQLVSQGVTQSNLVSQAFSEIQTSIKDVTLQTEDIRTAVEHISKESQGVKVAMEQVNAISNAGAEGIQDTSAASQEQLSAMEEMTSSAQYLATLAEELQKSLSGFKL, from the coding sequence ATGAAGCATTTAAAAGTAAAATTTAAAATGGCACTGCTAATGGTCGTAGTAATTCTTGTGATGATCGGTGTTGGAATCATGGGGGTTCTGACTACTGCAAAGATGGCGGATAGATCGCAGGAAACCTATAAGGAGAGTTTGCTGCCGATATCCAGTGTTAGCCAAATGCGTACTAATAATCGTGCAATTGAATCCTATGTACTGGAAATTCTGCTGACAAAGGACATCGCTGCAAAGACTGTACTAGATGAAAATATCAAAGAAAAAATTAAGAGCAACGATGATCTGTTGGTTAAACTGAAAGAGATAAACTATAGCGACATCAACATTACTACTAAATTAAATGATTATATTGCCTTATTGCCGAGTTACAGAGCTCAATGGGATGAAATCATTCAGCTTGGAAATAAGGGTCTGAATGAGAAAGCGTATGCCTTGTATTCTGGAGAGTTCAGTACGTACCGCGAGAAAATGATTGATATGCTTAAAGATGTAACGAATGAACTGCTCAAGGGGGCGGATGCCCATGATGCAGCGAGTACATCCGATGCAGACAGATTTCGGTCGTTAAGCTTAATTATTATCGCCATAGCGTCGATGTTGTGTGCGGGGATAAGTTTTGTGATAATCCGATTAATCACGAAGCCTCTTAAGGAACTTCAAGGACTGATGCAGCGAGCGGAAGACGGAGACTTAACCGTATCCGCTGTATACGATTCCAAAGATGAAATCGGACTGATTAATCGTTCTTTTAACAGAATGTTAGTTAGTTTGCGTACGATGATGCTTAGTGTAGCAGAGAGTGCTGAAATGTTATCCGCATCCTCTGAGGAGATGAGTGCCAGTTCAGAACAGACCACCCTCGCCTCTCAGATGATAGCGGAGACCTCCGGGGAAATAGCCTCAGGATTTGAAGAGCAAAATGAAAATATTCGCCGTACTTCAGAAGCGGTACAAGGTATGACAGACGATATTTATTCCGTGGACCAGAGTACCTCTGAAATGTCGAGTCTCATGGGTATCGTAGCGGAATCCACAGATCGTGGAGCGGTTGCTGTAGATGAGATCATTGATCAAATGAAGGAGATCGACGCAAGTGTGGCAGGAAGCCGAGTGATAGTTAATAATCTGGCTAGCCTGTCGGAAGAAATTAATACAATCATTACAACGATTAACGGTATCGCTAGCCAGACCAGTCTATTATCACTAAATGCTTCAATCGAAGCAGCTAGAGCAGGGGAACACGGAAGAGGTTTTGCAGTAGTGGCAGGGGAAATTCGTAAGCTCTCCGAAGCAACCGGAAGAAGTTCGCTGCAAATTACAGACATTATTACTCACATTCAACAGCAAACGGAGAGCGCAATGAAATCAATGGCGCGTGGCTCTCAACTGGTGTCGCAGGGAGTAACCCAAAGTAATTTGGTGTCACAGGCTTTTAGTGAAATCCAGACCTCGATTAAGGATGTAACGCTGCAGACAGAGGATATCCGAACGGCTGTTGAGCATATTTCTAAAGAATCGCAGGGTGTGAAAGTGGCCATGGAGCAGGTAAATGCGATCTCAAATGCTGGGGCCGAAGGGATTCAGGATACTAGTGCTGCGAGTCAGGAGCAATTATCCGCGATGGAGGAAATGACGAGCTCAGCACAATATCTGGCTACTTTGGCGGAGGAATTACAGAAGAGCTTGTCCGGCTTCAAACTATAG
- a CDS encoding ABC transporter ATP-binding protein, which yields MEIIRAEGLSFNYPDQERASLHDLSFTVNEGEFVVLCGPSGCGKTTLLRHLKRELKPVGTCEGAIWYKGQPMDELTAQTAAEDIGMVFQNPEAQIVMDTVWHELAFSMENMGYSPTVMRSRLAEIAGLFGLEPLLYKPVHELSGGQKQLLNLASVLLLRPKLLLLDEPTSQLDPVAAREFIHMLHRLNEEMSMTVIISEHRLEEVFPLADRVLLMEEGSLKAEGTPSELVQRIGHEEQQQHLSYLPTASRLFLALSPPEERAAKKSIPLTVREGKRWLQGRPALLKNDGHEAAVENIVTVTNSIRKEQETLLKCQEVTFRYQKEGPDILSKLSLYLYRNEVLAILGGNGAGKSTLLYLMAGLSKPQRGRITLAKGITAGYLAQNPLLYFSQDTVEEELLHMARYAELSEADAQREIIKLLDIFQLHEVYNSHPLDISGGQQQKVALAMVMLLGPDILLLDEPTKGLDPGAKERLASLLKLLCEEGKSIVLVTHDVEFAAKYATRCAMLFDGGITAEGPPDVFFSANYFYTTVVNRIVRDWLPQALTIEDVT from the coding sequence ATGGAGATCATTCGAGCGGAGGGACTTTCCTTCAACTATCCCGATCAAGAAAGGGCCTCATTACATGACCTCTCGTTCACGGTAAACGAAGGTGAATTTGTGGTGCTCTGCGGTCCCTCTGGATGCGGAAAAACCACTCTCTTACGCCATCTGAAACGAGAGCTGAAACCGGTTGGAACCTGCGAAGGTGCGATTTGGTATAAAGGTCAGCCCATGGATGAACTTACAGCGCAGACAGCCGCTGAGGACATAGGCATGGTATTCCAGAATCCTGAAGCGCAGATTGTTATGGATACGGTATGGCATGAGCTGGCCTTCTCGATGGAGAATATGGGTTACTCTCCAACCGTTATGAGGAGCAGATTGGCGGAAATCGCAGGATTGTTCGGGCTGGAGCCCTTATTATACAAGCCGGTGCATGAACTGTCCGGTGGACAGAAGCAGCTGCTGAACCTGGCCTCTGTACTGCTGCTTCGGCCTAAGCTGCTGTTGCTGGATGAACCTACTTCACAGCTTGATCCTGTGGCAGCCCGTGAATTTATTCATATGCTGCACCGTCTCAACGAAGAGATGTCCATGACTGTAATCATTAGTGAGCATCGTCTGGAAGAGGTATTCCCGTTGGCGGACCGCGTATTGCTGATGGAAGAGGGGTCTTTGAAGGCCGAAGGTACTCCGAGTGAACTTGTGCAAAGGATCGGTCATGAAGAACAGCAGCAGCATCTCTCCTACCTTCCAACTGCGTCCCGGTTGTTTCTGGCGCTTTCACCACCAGAGGAGAGAGCCGCCAAAAAGTCTATACCCCTGACTGTGCGTGAAGGCAAGCGTTGGTTGCAGGGACGTCCAGCACTGCTGAAGAATGACGGACACGAAGCAGCAGTGGAGAACATCGTAACCGTAACCAACAGTATTCGTAAGGAGCAAGAGACTCTGCTGAAGTGTCAGGAGGTTACTTTCCGTTATCAGAAGGAAGGGCCTGATATTCTCAGCAAGCTGTCGCTTTACTTATATCGCAACGAAGTTCTGGCTATCCTCGGCGGAAACGGAGCAGGTAAATCTACTCTGCTGTATCTGATGGCCGGGTTATCGAAACCGCAGCGGGGCCGGATAACGCTTGCCAAGGGAATCACCGCGGGGTACTTGGCGCAAAATCCCCTGCTCTATTTCAGTCAGGATACAGTCGAGGAAGAACTGCTGCATATGGCGAGGTATGCCGAGTTATCGGAGGCCGATGCTCAGCGGGAGATTATAAAGCTTCTGGATATATTCCAGCTTCACGAGGTGTATAACAGTCATCCGTTGGACATTAGCGGTGGGCAGCAGCAGAAGGTAGCGCTGGCTATGGTAATGCTGCTGGGTCCGGATATTCTGCTGCTGGATGAGCCGACTAAGGGTCTGGATCCCGGGGCTAAGGAAAGGTTAGCCAGCCTTCTAAAGCTTTTGTGCGAGGAAGGGAAGAGTATTGTGCTGGTTACGCATGACGTGGAATTCGCGGCCAAATATGCCACACGCTGCGCGATGCTGTTTGACGGGGGCATTACCGCGGAAGGGCCGCCGGATGTGTTCTTTAGTGCCAACTATTTCTATACCACGGTTGTAAATCGTATTGTAAGAGACTGGCTTCCCCAAGCGTTGACTATAGAGGATGTGACTTAA
- a CDS encoding energy-coupling factor transporter transmembrane component T: MAVHARPGQGSWSQDAMSNGFGSVHPSVALLYYVGLLLFATLLFHPLFLLTEIAAVLSLLLLQGQGRHLLRGLPFYLLMAGSVVLWNPLFSHRGSHILFYMFDQPITLEAILYGLMMMLVLLTIMFVFISYNFTLTTDKFMYLFGTVAPKSALLILMTIRFVPLFQRRLGQITLIQSSRGITVSSGKLRKRMSDGMTLLKVLLTWSLEEALQTADSMKARGYGIRKRSTYGVFKLDRRDLITLIGLAGSGMVTLIFSMQGYGMVEIYPRLKAPVYTVEDAVMYCSFCMFLLIPVGLEIKEKWLWRSFERRDFPSTIPIKKGPHYMTSRSR; this comes from the coding sequence ATGGCTGTACACGCTCGACCTGGGCAAGGATCTTGGAGCCAAGACGCCATGAGCAACGGCTTTGGGTCTGTACATCCGTCGGTCGCATTGCTGTATTACGTAGGGTTGCTGCTGTTTGCAACCCTTTTGTTTCATCCTCTGTTTCTCCTAACGGAGATTGCAGCTGTGCTGAGCTTGCTTCTTTTACAGGGACAGGGACGTCATCTACTGCGCGGTCTGCCTTTTTATCTGCTTATGGCAGGATCGGTGGTTCTATGGAATCCTTTATTTTCACACAGGGGCTCCCATATTTTGTTCTATATGTTCGACCAGCCGATTACTCTCGAAGCTATTCTATACGGTCTGATGATGATGCTCGTGTTATTGACTATAATGTTCGTCTTTATATCCTATAACTTTACGCTGACTACAGACAAATTCATGTATTTGTTTGGAACTGTAGCTCCGAAAAGCGCACTGCTAATTCTCATGACTATCCGTTTTGTACCCTTGTTTCAAAGGCGGCTGGGTCAGATTACATTAATTCAAAGCTCCAGGGGCATTACCGTTAGTTCGGGGAAATTGCGCAAAAGAATGTCGGATGGCATGACGCTGCTGAAGGTACTGTTAACCTGGTCGCTGGAGGAAGCGCTGCAAACGGCCGACTCCATGAAGGCGCGGGGCTACGGCATACGTAAACGCAGCACCTACGGTGTTTTTAAGCTGGATCGCCGGGATCTTATAACCTTGATTGGTTTAGCTGGCAGCGGCATGGTCACATTGATTTTTAGTATGCAGGGATATGGAATGGTAGAAATTTATCCCCGTTTAAAAGCTCCGGTCTATACGGTAGAAGATGCTGTGATGTACTGCAGCTTCTGTATGTTCTTATTGATTCCCGTAGGGCTGGAAATAAAGGAGAAGTGGTTATGGAGATCATTCGAGCGGAGGGACTTTCCTTCAACTATCCCGATCAAGAAAGGGCCTCATTACATGACCTCTCGTTCACGGTAA
- a CDS encoding copper resistance CopC/CopD family protein, with amino-acid sequence MKQRIYNIVIVLVIVLFMLPAPVSAHAKVLQSVPAANAKLQNSPLEIKIQYSEGFNAELSKIILQDDAGKPITGKLTTGTDQWLIYQIPTLSGGAYTVKYQVLSEDTHVVEGSFTFTVAAVKPTATPVASTQPTDAAAGITTTPSPANTPKVIEPDIIIKSSSILMPVLRVMEVLAVIAAAGFIIFRYGIWSNIYKVEVPPLFSKRNERVLYIAVFVLFLLSGILQAGLLTDQLSGPGTGSFWTLWQKILTDTLVGAASWLRPAAAAVLLLTTLGSRSQGRLAFVIKLSAIFVIILLFPLTGHAYGAVSGVTYAVLSQVLHIGSAAVWFGGLIGILAAIQSRKQSALSYEQLNRLIVRFSAIALPSVIVIALSGVFLALLRLGSWNALLHSEYGRIILAKSAIVLCIWIIAAYHRLVLLPRMKNILQISTADKEQEIPRRFIVNVRTEIILAVAAFVLAGMLSTTPPPEQAVVAAPVYWHVMGESAHMSMRVNFKEDIGQTLQLDVWLPSGMGAPSGVDVQLSHSGEQDITLTVPFRFRTGGTDPYGYEGFDKYTYGAAGRYFTEKGEWKAVITFTDSKGTVHSYEKVITL; translated from the coding sequence GTGAAGCAAAGAATATATAATATTGTGATTGTATTAGTGATTGTTCTGTTTATGCTGCCGGCCCCGGTTAGTGCCCATGCAAAAGTTCTACAGTCTGTTCCTGCAGCAAATGCTAAGCTTCAGAACTCCCCATTGGAGATCAAGATTCAGTATAGTGAAGGATTTAATGCTGAATTAAGCAAAATCATCTTGCAGGATGACGCCGGCAAGCCTATTACAGGTAAGCTAACCACAGGAACGGACCAATGGTTAATCTATCAAATCCCGACACTTTCGGGGGGCGCCTACACGGTGAAATACCAAGTGCTCTCGGAGGATACACATGTTGTGGAGGGCTCTTTTACATTCACAGTAGCTGCGGTGAAGCCGACGGCAACTCCGGTGGCAAGCACGCAACCTACGGATGCAGCGGCTGGTATTACAACTACACCTTCACCGGCGAACACACCCAAGGTTATAGAACCAGACATAATTATTAAATCCTCCAGTATACTTATGCCTGTGCTGCGTGTAATGGAAGTACTGGCTGTCATCGCTGCCGCAGGTTTTATTATTTTCCGATATGGAATATGGAGCAATATTTACAAAGTTGAGGTGCCGCCATTATTCTCAAAGCGAAATGAGAGAGTTCTTTACATTGCGGTATTCGTCCTATTCTTACTATCTGGAATTCTACAGGCAGGCCTACTTACTGATCAGCTTAGCGGACCGGGAACAGGTTCCTTCTGGACCTTATGGCAGAAGATTCTGACGGATACACTAGTCGGTGCTGCTTCCTGGCTCCGGCCTGCCGCTGCTGCAGTTCTGCTATTAACTACTCTGGGATCCCGGAGTCAGGGACGGTTAGCTTTTGTTATAAAATTATCTGCGATATTCGTCATCATCCTGCTGTTCCCTTTGACCGGGCATGCTTATGGGGCGGTGAGTGGCGTAACTTATGCGGTCCTCTCACAGGTCTTACACATTGGATCTGCTGCCGTTTGGTTTGGGGGATTAATCGGAATTCTGGCTGCTATTCAGAGCAGGAAGCAATCCGCATTGAGTTATGAGCAGCTAAACAGGCTGATAGTACGCTTTTCCGCTATAGCATTGCCATCTGTGATCGTAATAGCATTAAGCGGCGTTTTTCTTGCCTTGCTAAGACTCGGCAGCTGGAATGCTCTGTTGCATAGTGAATACGGGCGGATCATTCTGGCTAAGTCAGCGATCGTTCTATGCATATGGATCATTGCAGCTTACCACCGTCTGGTGTTACTGCCGCGTATGAAGAATATCCTGCAGATCAGCACCGCCGATAAGGAACAGGAGATTCCGAGGCGGTTTATTGTAAATGTTCGCACGGAGATAATATTGGCTGTCGCTGCATTTGTTCTGGCAGGTATGCTCTCTACGACTCCGCCACCTGAACAAGCTGTGGTTGCGGCCCCGGTCTATTGGCATGTTATGGGGGAGTCGGCCCATATGTCGATGAGAGTAAATTTTAAGGAGGACATAGGTCAAACTCTTCAACTGGATGTGTGGCTGCCAAGCGGAATGGGCGCTCCAAGCGGAGTGGACGTTCAACTCAGCCATTCCGGTGAGCAGGACATAACGTTAACTGTACCCTTCAGGTTTAGAACCGGGGGAACGGACCCTTACGGTTATGAGGGCTTTGACAAATATACGTATGGAGCAGCGGGCCGTTACTTTACCGAAAAGGGAGAATGGAAGGCTGTGATCACATTTACAGACTCCAAAGGAACTGTTCATAGCTATGAAAAAGTCATAACCTTGTAG
- the qoxD gene encoding cytochrome aa3 quinol oxidase subunit IV — protein MMKQLFPIRHVMGYLASLVLSAAALIVIYGDLSTSANMIILFVTAIIQASLQLFVFMHIGENADSKKELYINIAYALFVGLVTIFGTLYIFVWGWYS, from the coding sequence ATGATGAAGCAACTGTTTCCAATTCGCCATGTGATGGGTTATCTGGCCTCTTTGGTCCTTTCCGCCGCTGCACTTATTGTCATCTACGGGGACCTGTCTACGTCTGCGAACATGATTATCCTGTTCGTTACAGCTATCATTCAGGCTTCTCTGCAGCTGTTCGTGTTCATGCATATCGGAGAAAATGCCGACAGCAAGAAAGAACTGTACATCAATATTGCTTATGCGCTCTTCGTGGGTCTGGTCACGATATTCGGAACCTTGTATATCTTTGTATGGGGCTGGTATTCCTAA
- a CDS encoding ECF transporter S component, which yields MRYRYPIFIALALFVVGLALTAALQDRHYILLSLVLLAAALFPLFVRLERRPIESRELVLLAVLSAVAAVSRIPFAALPSVQPVSAIVILSAYVFGAEAGLIIGAMAALVSNLYFGQGPWTPWQMFSWGMVGLTAGWLRNTRWMRSKIGMMAFGFIWGFLFGWIMNIWYIISLPDAFSWGLVAAAYVSSFYFDLAHALSNVIFLSILSGSWIKVLERFRKKYGLL from the coding sequence CTGCGTTATCGCTACCCGATTTTTATAGCTTTGGCTTTATTTGTAGTAGGCCTTGCTTTAACCGCTGCGTTGCAAGATCGACACTACATCCTTCTAAGCCTTGTGTTGCTTGCTGCGGCCCTCTTTCCGCTGTTCGTAAGATTGGAGCGCCGCCCCATTGAATCGCGGGAGCTGGTGCTGCTGGCTGTGCTGTCAGCCGTAGCTGCCGTAAGCCGCATTCCCTTTGCGGCATTACCAAGTGTGCAGCCGGTATCCGCAATTGTTATTCTGTCGGCGTATGTGTTTGGAGCGGAGGCGGGTTTGATCATCGGAGCCATGGCGGCGCTTGTCTCTAATCTATACTTTGGACAGGGCCCTTGGACGCCTTGGCAAATGTTTTCGTGGGGGATGGTGGGACTCACAGCAGGCTGGCTGCGAAATACCAGGTGGATGAGAAGCAAAATAGGGATGATGGCCTTTGGTTTTATTTGGGGCTTTCTCTTTGGCTGGATTATGAACATTTGGTACATCATCAGTCTTCCGGATGCTTTTAGCTGGGGACTTGTAGCTGCAGCATACGTATCCAGCTTTTACTTTGATCTGGCACATGCCTTATCCAATGTAATCTTTCTATCTATCCTTTCGGGGAGTTGGATTAAGGTTTTGGAGCGTTTTCGTAAAAAGTACGGGCTGCTATAG
- the qoxC gene encoding cytochrome aa3 quinol oxidase subunit III produces MKIDASKPLEYSTEENSNKIFGFWVFLGAEIPLFATLFTVYFVMVNRFASGPSGSELFEIGPVLIETFLLLSSSFTIGLAVHAMRLGHKKAMMVFMAITLLMGLAFIGIEIDEFFTYVHEGATLQTSGFLSSLFVLLGTHGAHVSFGFLWGVVIMIQLWRQGITPATANKAFIFSLFWHFLDVVWIFIFSFVYLKGLM; encoded by the coding sequence ATGAAAATAGATGCGTCCAAGCCGCTTGAATATTCAACAGAAGAAAACAGCAACAAGATCTTCGGTTTCTGGGTGTTCCTAGGAGCGGAGATTCCGTTGTTCGCTACATTGTTCACTGTTTACTTTGTAATGGTTAATCGTTTTGCCAGCGGCCCTAGCGGTAGTGAGCTGTTTGAAATCGGCCCTGTGCTGATTGAAACCTTCCTGCTGCTATCCAGCTCGTTCACCATCGGTCTAGCGGTTCATGCCATGCGCCTAGGCCACAAGAAAGCCATGATGGTCTTTATGGCCATCACACTCTTGATGGGCCTCGCCTTTATCGGCATAGAAATTGATGAGTTCTTCACCTATGTTCATGAGGGTGCTACTCTTCAAACCAGCGGATTCCTGTCCAGTCTCTTCGTACTGCTCGGGACGCACGGTGCCCACGTCAGCTTCGGCTTCCTGTGGGGCGTTGTAATTATGATCCAACTGTGGCGTCAAGGGATCACGCCGGCAACCGCTAATAAAGCATTTATCTTCTCACTGTTCTGGCACTTCCTGGACGTTGTCTGGATCTTTATCTTCAGCTTCGTCTACCTGAAAGGACTGATGTAA
- a CDS encoding S-layer homology domain-containing protein, producing MKRILSSKFFSLGMALLMVISILGTSFAPSEKAYAAEPSKAVTSATVSEATYAVTAAILKKGIQSDWQAMGLVRSGNKLPASYQTALESEVKTNKGTYTNVTDYARRVLASTVIGIDATNFAGYNLVEKIYNNERMINQGINGVIYSLLALDSGHYSVPANAKWTTDKLVSEILSKQNADGGFTLSTGASDPDITAMTLTALSAHLDNPAVKTAGERAIAWLSQKQQSHGGYGDSSESVSQVIIALTSNKIDPTEQRFTKDAHHLIDRLLSFRTADGGFAHTLSGEYNTLATAQAFQALVAYQLYTKGEGGFYNFPQPVKQPLAVSAMVVIEGPQGFIAEGNVQSASALDALKKLTTDKKIVLDLTSSSFGDYVSGIQGTKAGLYGGYDGWNYAVSRGGQWIFPSVGMGDFILQAADRVVVYYGGSETQVVGAVTVAPTKVAAGKSFTVNVQKSSLNWETGKVVNVPANAVQVKVGAITVTTDTYGAAVFPTGTNGGVQTLTVTGYSPGKAPSVARYTQRLLVSPVFADQKSISSWATTSVQNAIEKGIMEGIGGNVLTFAPKENITRAQFAALLLRLTNNLPNGAASESPFSDVKSDAWYYGYVLKAKELGILEGVTATTFKPNGIITRQDMAVMITRAFKLQDSASASTFKDRNSISSYALSSVNVVTESGYMTGFNGAFDPSGAVTREIAAVVAVRLLDIK from the coding sequence ATGAAGCGAATTTTATCATCCAAGTTCTTTTCGTTAGGCATGGCCTTATTAATGGTCATTTCAATTCTGGGTACATCTTTTGCTCCATCCGAAAAAGCTTATGCCGCAGAGCCGAGTAAGGCAGTTACGTCAGCTACTGTATCCGAAGCTACTTATGCTGTTACAGCGGCTATTTTGAAAAAGGGAATACAGTCTGACTGGCAAGCTATGGGATTGGTTCGGTCCGGCAATAAGCTTCCTGCAAGCTACCAAACCGCTCTTGAGAGTGAAGTGAAAACAAACAAAGGTACATATACCAACGTCACGGATTATGCACGCAGAGTGCTTGCCTCTACGGTGATCGGTATCGATGCTACGAATTTTGCGGGATATAATCTCGTAGAGAAGATTTACAATAATGAACGTATGATTAACCAAGGGATTAACGGTGTTATATATAGTCTCCTGGCGTTGGACTCTGGTCATTACAGTGTGCCTGCCAATGCTAAATGGACAACAGATAAACTTGTTAGCGAAATTTTATCCAAACAAAATGCAGATGGAGGCTTCACCCTATCAACGGGTGCAAGCGATCCGGATATAACGGCGATGACTTTAACGGCTTTGTCAGCTCATTTGGACAATCCTGCAGTAAAAACTGCCGGTGAGCGCGCAATTGCTTGGTTATCCCAAAAACAGCAATCCCACGGGGGTTACGGGGATAGCAGTGAAAGTGTCTCCCAAGTCATCATTGCTTTAACATCTAATAAAATTGACCCTACAGAACAGCGTTTCACGAAAGATGCGCATCATCTAATTGATAGATTGCTCAGCTTCCGTACGGCTGATGGAGGTTTTGCCCATACCCTTTCCGGGGAATACAACACTCTTGCTACGGCACAGGCTTTTCAGGCTTTGGTGGCCTACCAGCTGTATACAAAGGGTGAAGGTGGATTCTATAATTTCCCGCAGCCTGTGAAGCAGCCTCTTGCTGTATCGGCTATGGTTGTTATTGAAGGGCCGCAGGGCTTTATTGCCGAAGGCAATGTTCAATCCGCCAGTGCGCTTGATGCGCTCAAGAAGCTGACCACAGATAAGAAAATCGTTCTTGATTTAACGAGCAGCTCTTTCGGTGATTATGTATCCGGCATTCAAGGAACAAAAGCGGGTCTATATGGCGGCTACGACGGCTGGAATTATGCGGTGTCCCGCGGAGGCCAATGGATATTCCCGAGTGTAGGTATGGGGGATTTCATCCTTCAGGCAGCAGATCGTGTAGTTGTCTATTATGGCGGCAGCGAGACCCAGGTTGTAGGTGCGGTAACCGTTGCTCCAACTAAAGTGGCAGCTGGTAAATCATTTACGGTGAACGTGCAGAAATCCTCCCTGAATTGGGAGACCGGTAAAGTAGTTAACGTTCCAGCCAACGCTGTACAGGTCAAAGTGGGCGCAATAACCGTGACCACAGATACTTATGGAGCGGCGGTCTTCCCGACAGGAACGAACGGCGGAGTTCAAACCTTGACGGTTACGGGTTACAGCCCAGGCAAAGCCCCAAGCGTGGCACGATATACACAGCGCTTATTAGTATCTCCGGTATTCGCAGATCAGAAGAGCATTTCTTCATGGGCCACTACATCTGTTCAAAATGCCATTGAAAAAGGGATTATGGAAGGGATTGGCGGCAACGTCCTTACCTTTGCACCCAAAGAGAACATCACGCGGGCGCAGTTCGCAGCCTTGCTATTGAGATTAACGAATAACCTGCCGAACGGAGCAGCCTCAGAATCCCCGTTCAGCGACGTGAAGTCGGATGCATGGTATTATGGATACGTGCTGAAGGCCAAGGAACTGGGTATCCTTGAAGGCGTAACGGCTACAACCTTCAAGCCGAACGGAATCATTACCCGCCAAGACATGGCTGTCATGATTACCCGGGCATTCAAGCTGCAGGATTCAGCTTCAGCTTCAACGTTCAAGGATCGCAATTCAATCAGCAGCTACGCTTTGTCATCTGTAAATGTGGTGACGGAGAGCGGTTATATGACAGGCTTCAATGGAGCATTTGATCCATCGGGCGCTGTTACTAGAGAAATAGCTGCTGTCGTTGCAGTTAGACTTCTAGATATTAAATAA